A stretch of the Alosa alosa isolate M-15738 ecotype Scorff River chromosome 16, AALO_Geno_1.1, whole genome shotgun sequence genome encodes the following:
- the eya1 gene encoding eyes absent homolog 1 isoform X8, translated as MSSSEIATSVADGSLDSFSGSAIGSSGFSPRQTHQFSPQIYPSNRPYPHILPTPSSQNMAAYGQTQYTTGMQQAAAYAGYPQPGQPYGIPAYGPLWAGIKTEGGLSQTQSPSQTGFLSYSSGFSTPQTGQAPYSYQMQGGSFTTTSGLYAGSNSLTNSTGFNSTQQDYPSYPTFGQGQYAQYYNSSPYTSPYMTSNNTSPTTPSTTATYTLQEPPTSITSQALSEQPAAGEYSTIHSPSTPIKDSESDRLRRASDGKSRGRGRRNNNPSPPPDSDLERVFIWDLDETIIVFHSLLTGSYANRFGRDPPTSVSLGLRMEEMIFNLADTHLFFNDLEECDQVHIDDVSSDDNGQDLSTYNFSTDGFHAAATSANLCLATGVRGGVDWMRKLAFRYRRVKEIYTTYKNNVGGLLGPAKREAWLQLRAEIEALTDSWLTLALKALTLIHSRSNCVNILVTTTQLIPALAKVLLYGLGIVFPIENIYSATKIGKESCFERVMQRFGRKVVYIVVGDGVEEEQGSKKHNMPFWRISSHSDLMALHHALDLEYL; from the exons ATGAGCAGCAGCGAAATCGCCACCTCTGTAGCAGACGGCTCTCTAGACAGCTTCTCAGGATCAG CTATTGGAAGTAGTGGCTTCAGCCCAAGACAAACTCACCAGTTCTCTCCACAGATTTACCCTTCCAA CAGACCGTATCCACACATTCTTCCAACCCCTTCATCCCAAAATATGGCCGCCTATGGCCAGACGCAGTATACCACAGGAATGCAGCAGGCCGCTGCCTATGCAGGCTACCCACAACCAGGGCAGCCGTACGGAATTCCAGCCTATG GTCCGTTGTGGGCAGGCATCAAGACAGAGGGCGGGCTCTCGCAGACGCAGTCACCAAGCCAGACCGGCTTCCTGAGCTACAGCTCTGGCTTCTCCACGCCGCAGACGGGACAGGCGCCCTACAGCTACCAGATGCAAG GAGGCAGTTTTACAACAACATCAGGATTGTATGCTGGAAGCAATTCCCTCACAAATTCAACTGGATTCAATAGTACACAACAG GACTACCCATCCTACCCGACCTTTGGCCAGGGTCAGTATGCGCAGTATTACAACAGCTCCCCGTACACGTCTCCCTACATGACGAGCAACAACACCAGCCCCACCACGccctccaccactgccacctACACGCTCCAAGAGCCGCCCACCAGCATCACCAGCCAGGCCCTGTCCGAGCAGCCTGCAGCAG GCGAGTACAGTACAATCCACAGTCCATCAACCCCCATTAAAGATTCAGAATCAGATCGATTGCGTCGGGCCTCAGATGGAAAGTCACGTGGTCGCGGGAGAAGGAACAACAACCCATCTCCACCACCGGACTCTGACCTTGAG CGCGTGTTCATCTGGGACTTGGATGAAACAATCATCGTCTTCCATTCCTTGCTCACAGGGTCTTACGCCAACCGATTCGGGAGG GATCCACCGACGTCGGTGTCGTTAGGCCTCAGGATGGAAGAGATGATTTTCAACTTGGCAGACACACATTTGTTCTTCAACGACTTAGAA GAGTGTGATCAAGTCCACATTGACGACGTGTCTTCAGATGACAACGGCCAGGACTTAAG taCGTATAATTTCAGCACGGACGGCTTTCACGCGGCAGCCACCAGTGCCAACCTGTGTCTGGCCACGGGTGTGAGGGGAGGCGTGGACTGGATGAGAAAGCTGGCCTTCCGCTACAGACGAGTAAAAGAAATCTACACCACCTACAAAAACAACGTCGGAG GCCTGCTTGGCCCGGCCAAAAGGGAAGCCTGGTTGCAATTGCGAGCAGAAATTGAAGCCTTGACGGACTCCTGGTTAACACTGGCACTGAAAGCACTAACATTAATCCACTCAAG gtcAAACTGTGTTAACATCCTAGTGACCACGACACAACTCATCCCAGCGCTGGCGAAGGTCCTCCTCTACGGCCTGGGAATAGTGTTTCCAATTGAAAATATTTATAGTGCAACGAAAATAG GGAAGGAGAGCTGTTTCGAGAGGGTCATGCAGAGGTTCGGCAGGAAAGTTGTTTACATCGTCGTGGGAGACGGAGTGGAAGAGGAACAAGGCTCCAAGAAG
- the eya1 gene encoding eyes absent homolog 1 isoform X7: protein MEMQDLASPHSRVSGSSESPNGSNLDNSHINNNSMPPNGTEVKTEPMSSSEIATSVADGSLDSFSGSAIGSSGFSPRQTHQFSPQIYPSNRPYPHILPTPSSQNMAAYGQTQYTTGMQQAAAYAGYPQPGQPYGIPAYGIKTEGGLSQTQSPSQTGFLSYSSGFSTPQTGQAPYSYQMQGGSFTTTSGLYAGSNSLTNSTGFNSTQQDYPSYPTFGQGQYAQYYNSSPYTSPYMTSNNTSPTTPSTTATYTLQEPPTSITSQALSEQPAAGEYSTIHSPSTPIKDSESDRLRRASDGKSRGRGRRNNNPSPPPDSDLERVFIWDLDETIIVFHSLLTGSYANRFGRDPPTSVSLGLRMEEMIFNLADTHLFFNDLEECDQVHIDDVSSDDNGQDLSTYNFSTDGFHAAATSANLCLATGVRGGVDWMRKLAFRYRRVKEIYTTYKNNVGGLLGPAKREAWLQLRAEIEALTDSWLTLALKALTLIHSRSNCVNILVTTTQLIPALAKVLLYGLGIVFPIENIYSATKIGKESCFERVMQRFGRKVVYIVVGDGVEEEQGSKKHNMPFWRISSHSDLMALHHALDLEYL, encoded by the exons ATGGAAATGCAGGATCTAGCCAGTCCGCACAGCCGAGTAAGTGGAAGCAGTGAATCCCCCAATGGTTCTAATCTCGACAACTCACATATCAATAACAATTCCATGCCACCAAATGGCACTGAAG TTAAAACAGAGCCAATGAGCAGCAGCGAAATCGCCACCTCTGTAGCAGACGGCTCTCTAGACAGCTTCTCAGGATCAG CTATTGGAAGTAGTGGCTTCAGCCCAAGACAAACTCACCAGTTCTCTCCACAGATTTACCCTTCCAA CAGACCGTATCCACACATTCTTCCAACCCCTTCATCCCAAAATATGGCCGCCTATGGCCAGACGCAGTATACCACAGGAATGCAGCAGGCCGCTGCCTATGCAGGCTACCCACAACCAGGGCAGCCGTACGGAATTCCAGCCTATG GCATCAAGACAGAGGGCGGGCTCTCGCAGACGCAGTCACCAAGCCAGACCGGCTTCCTGAGCTACAGCTCTGGCTTCTCCACGCCGCAGACGGGACAGGCGCCCTACAGCTACCAGATGCAAG GAGGCAGTTTTACAACAACATCAGGATTGTATGCTGGAAGCAATTCCCTCACAAATTCAACTGGATTCAATAGTACACAACAG GACTACCCATCCTACCCGACCTTTGGCCAGGGTCAGTATGCGCAGTATTACAACAGCTCCCCGTACACGTCTCCCTACATGACGAGCAACAACACCAGCCCCACCACGccctccaccactgccacctACACGCTCCAAGAGCCGCCCACCAGCATCACCAGCCAGGCCCTGTCCGAGCAGCCTGCAGCAG GCGAGTACAGTACAATCCACAGTCCATCAACCCCCATTAAAGATTCAGAATCAGATCGATTGCGTCGGGCCTCAGATGGAAAGTCACGTGGTCGCGGGAGAAGGAACAACAACCCATCTCCACCACCGGACTCTGACCTTGAG CGCGTGTTCATCTGGGACTTGGATGAAACAATCATCGTCTTCCATTCCTTGCTCACAGGGTCTTACGCCAACCGATTCGGGAGG GATCCACCGACGTCGGTGTCGTTAGGCCTCAGGATGGAAGAGATGATTTTCAACTTGGCAGACACACATTTGTTCTTCAACGACTTAGAA GAGTGTGATCAAGTCCACATTGACGACGTGTCTTCAGATGACAACGGCCAGGACTTAAG taCGTATAATTTCAGCACGGACGGCTTTCACGCGGCAGCCACCAGTGCCAACCTGTGTCTGGCCACGGGTGTGAGGGGAGGCGTGGACTGGATGAGAAAGCTGGCCTTCCGCTACAGACGAGTAAAAGAAATCTACACCACCTACAAAAACAACGTCGGAG GCCTGCTTGGCCCGGCCAAAAGGGAAGCCTGGTTGCAATTGCGAGCAGAAATTGAAGCCTTGACGGACTCCTGGTTAACACTGGCACTGAAAGCACTAACATTAATCCACTCAAG gtcAAACTGTGTTAACATCCTAGTGACCACGACACAACTCATCCCAGCGCTGGCGAAGGTCCTCCTCTACGGCCTGGGAATAGTGTTTCCAATTGAAAATATTTATAGTGCAACGAAAATAG GGAAGGAGAGCTGTTTCGAGAGGGTCATGCAGAGGTTCGGCAGGAAAGTTGTTTACATCGTCGTGGGAGACGGAGTGGAAGAGGAACAAGGCTCCAAGAAG